In Lacrimispora indolis DSM 755, a genomic segment contains:
- a CDS encoding redoxin family protein, protein MGFSIDVSIPVLTVFLQGVISFFSPCVLPLIPLYIGYLSGGTGVRGEDGRIYYKRSKVMLHTVCFVVGVSFAFFLLGLGFSALGSFFKSNQLLFARVGGILVVLFGLYQLGTFGTSSVLGRERRLPFSLNTLAMSPLTALIMGFTFSFAWTPCVGPALASVLLMAASASTKAMGFVLIGVYTLGFVLPFLAVGFFTTSVLEFFKAHGNLAKNAVKVGGVLMVFMGILMFTGKMNAVTGYLSSIPSPTVTESKETPETAEATESAETSEPAEEESASEPEKTEESDDTNQPLPAVDFTLTDQFGNTHSLSDYKGKTIFLNFWATWCPPCRAEMPDIQKIYETANTEGDDALIVLGVAAPDYGRETDEEGIKKFLEENGYTYPVLMDTDAELFTAYGIYSYPTTFMIDRDGNVFGYASGQLSEDTMRSIIEQTMKGERK, encoded by the coding sequence TTGGGATTTTCAATTGATGTGAGTATTCCTGTTTTGACCGTGTTTCTTCAGGGGGTAATCAGCTTCTTTTCTCCTTGTGTGCTCCCCCTCATCCCCCTTTACATAGGGTATTTGTCAGGAGGAACGGGAGTCCGGGGGGAAGACGGGCGGATTTATTATAAACGCAGCAAGGTCATGCTTCATACCGTTTGCTTTGTTGTTGGAGTCAGCTTTGCATTCTTTCTGCTGGGGCTGGGATTTTCTGCTCTTGGCAGTTTTTTTAAATCAAACCAGCTTCTCTTTGCAAGAGTGGGGGGAATCCTGGTGGTTTTGTTTGGTTTATACCAGCTGGGCACTTTTGGCACTTCTTCGGTTCTGGGAAGAGAGCGCAGGCTGCCATTTTCTCTTAATACACTGGCCATGTCTCCCTTAACTGCACTGATTATGGGATTTACCTTCAGCTTTGCCTGGACGCCCTGTGTGGGACCGGCCCTTGCCAGCGTGCTTCTTATGGCCGCCTCGGCCTCTACAAAGGCCATGGGCTTTGTCCTGATTGGTGTGTACACACTGGGCTTTGTCCTTCCTTTCCTGGCAGTGGGATTCTTCACCACCTCGGTGCTTGAGTTTTTTAAGGCTCACGGAAATCTGGCAAAGAATGCAGTAAAAGTCGGCGGAGTTCTCATGGTTTTTATGGGAATTTTAATGTTTACCGGAAAAATGAATGCGGTGACAGGATATCTTTCCTCCATACCGTCTCCCACAGTCACAGAATCAAAAGAGACGCCGGAGACAGCAGAAGCCACAGAATCAGCAGAAACCTCAGAACCGGCGGAAGAAGAATCCGCATCAGAGCCGGAAAAGACTGAGGAGTCAGACGACACAAATCAGCCGCTGCCTGCGGTAGACTTCACATTGACGGACCAGTTCGGCAATACCCATTCCCTTTCCGATTATAAAGGAAAGACGATCTTTTTAAATTTCTGGGCAACCTGGTGTCCTCCCTGCAGGGCGGAGATGCCGGATATTCAGAAAATATATGAAACTGCCAATACGGAAGGCGACGATGCACTGATCGTTTTGGGAGTAGCGGCCCCTGATTATGGAAGGGAAACAGATGAGGAAGGGATTAAAAAGTTCCTGGAAGAAAACGGATATACGTACCCTGTGCTGATGGATACAGATGCAGAACTGTTTACTGCTTACGGAATCTACTCTTATCCCACCACGTTTATGATTGACCGGGATGGAAATGTATTTGGTTATGCAAGCGGCCAGCTTTCCGAAGACACCATGCGCAGCATCATTGAGCAGACCATGAAGGGGGAGCGGAAATAA
- a CDS encoding FeoA family protein: MSENIYLTDLKRGQKAVIAKLAAYDDMRRRLQDIGLIEGTIVECLGKSPLGDPTAFLIRGAVIALRSEDSGRVLVQSKAEEKAKHHCGGEMVAAAVSLEEQVWD, encoded by the coding sequence ATGTCAGAAAATATTTATTTAACAGATTTAAAAAGAGGCCAGAAAGCGGTCATCGCAAAGCTGGCCGCTTATGATGATATGAGAAGGCGCTTGCAGGATATCGGACTTATTGAGGGCACCATTGTGGAATGCCTTGGAAAAAGCCCTTTAGGAGATCCTACGGCATTTTTAATACGCGGTGCGGTGATCGCCCTTAGGAGCGAGGACTCAGGCCGTGTTCTGGTTCAGTCAAAGGCAGAGGAAAAAGCAAAACATCACTGCGGCGGAGAGATGGTGGCTGCTGCGGTTTCCTTGGAGGAGCAGGTATGGGATTAA
- a CDS encoding LytS/YhcK type 5TM receptor domain-containing protein, with the protein MPDTMFFSLLLNIGLLVLIATLLTKIPIVRGMLLYDNNSPGCMAALSVIFGLVSIISTYTGVREQGAIVNTRVIGVLAAGLLGGPWVGMGAALIGGLHRYLFDIGGFTALSCALSTLMEGFVGSVFSRRFKMGKISSTGIFLITALVETGQMGIILLISRPFLAALQLVEVIAFPMIIMNALGMIIFLGTFNMVFMEEDSQFAEKMRLALGIVEQSLPHLRKGLYSAADMDAAAEIIYRSTSCAAVLITDTRKILAMKSDAGLCALKGDSILAPILASLHDQKPTIFDYAKKDDPFYPILKNHMIVAAPMIEMDQPIGSLTMVIKKHWHNSQSNLNFTSELARLFSTQLELSYLEYQKKLRRKAEFKALQSQVNPHFLYNALNTISYVSRENPDRARELLLSLSSYYRQTLENDQYMLNLHTELYHISSYLDLEKARFEEKLQVEIHVEEDLNCMVPAFILQPLVENAVRYGADQTGNRLVSIHAHTTEDKIEIAVSDNGTGFPQEVLDRLYAGESYGGVGLENVHKRLKSIYGPDHGLYIQSSANGSKVFFLIPSADTEFRFGEELAATAHLKNNFTERLL; encoded by the coding sequence ATGCCTGATACCATGTTCTTCAGTCTTCTGTTAAATATCGGTCTGCTGGTGCTCATCGCCACATTGCTGACAAAAATACCCATCGTGCGCGGCATGCTTTTATACGATAATAATTCTCCAGGGTGCATGGCGGCTCTTTCGGTCATATTCGGTCTGGTCAGCATCATTTCCACCTATACGGGTGTACGTGAGCAGGGCGCCATCGTCAACACCCGTGTGATCGGTGTGCTGGCCGCAGGCCTTTTAGGCGGTCCCTGGGTCGGTATGGGTGCTGCCCTGATCGGAGGACTTCACCGTTATCTCTTTGATATCGGCGGCTTTACTGCCCTTTCCTGTGCATTGTCCACCCTTATGGAAGGCTTTGTAGGATCCGTATTTTCCCGCCGTTTTAAGATGGGAAAGATAAGCAGCACCGGCATCTTTCTGATCACCGCACTTGTGGAAACCGGACAAATGGGAATCATTCTTTTAATTTCCAGGCCGTTTTTAGCCGCCCTGCAGCTGGTGGAGGTGATCGCATTTCCCATGATCATCATGAATGCTCTGGGCATGATCATCTTTTTAGGAACCTTTAACATGGTATTCATGGAAGAAGACAGCCAATTTGCCGAAAAAATGCGTCTAGCCCTTGGGATCGTGGAGCAGAGCCTGCCCCATCTGCGTAAAGGCTTATACAGTGCCGCAGATATGGATGCTGCTGCGGAAATCATTTATCGTTCCACTTCCTGTGCCGCCGTACTGATCACAGATACCCGGAAGATTCTGGCCATGAAATCTGATGCAGGTCTGTGCGCCTTAAAAGGGGATTCCATCCTTGCCCCTATTCTGGCATCTCTTCACGATCAGAAACCTACCATTTTTGATTATGCAAAAAAGGATGATCCTTTTTATCCTATTTTAAAAAACCACATGATCGTAGCTGCCCCTATGATTGAGATGGACCAACCCATCGGCAGCCTGACCATGGTGATAAAAAAACACTGGCACAATTCCCAATCAAACCTAAATTTTACTTCCGAGCTGGCCCGGCTTTTCTCTACCCAGCTGGAGCTTTCTTATCTGGAATACCAGAAAAAACTGCGGCGCAAAGCAGAGTTTAAAGCCCTGCAATCTCAGGTGAACCCTCACTTTCTATATAATGCCCTCAATACCATCTCCTACGTCAGCAGAGAGAATCCGGACAGGGCCAGAGAACTTTTACTCTCCCTTTCTTCCTACTACAGGCAGACTCTGGAAAATGACCAGTACATGCTGAACCTTCATACAGAGCTTTACCACATCTCCAGTTACCTGGATCTTGAAAAAGCGAGATTTGAAGAAAAGCTTCAAGTAGAAATCCACGTAGAAGAAGACTTAAACTGCATGGTCCCTGCCTTCATTCTCCAGCCTCTGGTGGAAAATGCCGTGCGGTACGGCGCTGACCAGACAGGAAACCGCCTGGTTTCCATTCATGCCCATACCACAGAAGATAAGATCGAAATAGCTGTTTCTGATAATGGAACTGGGTTTCCCCAGGAAGTCCTTGACCGGCTGTATGCGGGAGAAAGCTATGGCGGTGTGGGTCTGGAGAACGTACACAAACGGTTAAAGAGCATATACGGGCCGGATCACGGACTTTATATTCAAAGCTCTGCCAATGGTTCCAAAGTTTTTTTCCTGATCCCATCGGCTGATACCGAATTCAGATTTGGAGAAGAACTTGCCGCAACTGCTCACTTAAAAAATAATTTTACGGAGAGATTATTATGA
- a CDS encoding carbon starvation CstA family protein, with amino-acid sequence MISFFLCLALLIIGFLTYSKVAEKVFGPDDRKTPALTMTDGSDYVPMGTPRIFLIQLLNIAGLGPIFGALAGACWGPSVFLWITLGTLLGGGVHDYMVGMMSMRHKGASVSELTGTYLGNTMKQVMRVFSVILLVLVGVSFSTGPANLLAMLTPEVLDARFWLAVVLIYYFIATFVPIDKVIGKIYPFFGVCLIVMALGVGGAILLKGYHIPEITLSNLHPSNTPIWPTMFISVACGAISGFHATQSPLMARCLTNEQDGRKVFYGAMVAEGVIALIWAAAGVAFYDGTGGLLTALGNGQSSVVYEICFKLLGPVGAVIAMIGVIACPISSADTAYRSARLTLADWFQMDQKPVKNRLLLTVPLLAIGSVLTQFDVQIVWRYFSWSNQTLAMIALWSASVYLYRRKRFYWITALPATFMSAVSCTYILIAKEGFQLSTGIAYPVGILFAAACFGAFVYTCVLGKGKNANAAAEEEQSAA; translated from the coding sequence ATGATAAGTTTCTTTCTATGTCTGGCACTGCTGATCATCGGTTTCTTAACCTACAGCAAGGTTGCCGAAAAGGTATTTGGACCAGATGACAGAAAAACTCCCGCTCTGACCATGACAGACGGGAGTGACTATGTACCCATGGGAACGCCAAGGATTTTTCTGATCCAGCTTTTAAACATTGCAGGTCTGGGGCCAATTTTCGGGGCTCTGGCCGGGGCCTGCTGGGGACCCAGCGTGTTCCTCTGGATCACCTTAGGTACTCTTTTAGGCGGAGGCGTCCACGATTATATGGTCGGCATGATGTCCATGCGCCATAAAGGCGCCAGTGTTTCCGAGCTTACAGGCACCTATTTAGGCAATACCATGAAGCAGGTCATGCGTGTATTTTCCGTGATCCTGCTGGTGCTGGTGGGGGTCAGCTTCTCTACCGGCCCTGCAAATCTTCTTGCAATGCTGACTCCGGAAGTGCTTGATGCCCGTTTCTGGCTTGCAGTCGTATTGATATATTATTTCATAGCAACTTTTGTCCCCATTGACAAGGTCATTGGTAAGATTTACCCGTTTTTCGGGGTCTGTCTGATTGTTATGGCCCTTGGGGTAGGAGGAGCTATACTCTTAAAAGGCTACCATATTCCTGAGATCACCTTATCAAACCTTCATCCGTCAAATACTCCTATATGGCCTACCATGTTCATATCCGTCGCATGCGGCGCCATATCCGGCTTCCACGCAACCCAGTCTCCGCTTATGGCCCGCTGTCTTACCAATGAACAGGACGGCCGTAAGGTGTTTTACGGGGCAATGGTGGCTGAAGGCGTAATTGCCCTGATCTGGGCTGCTGCAGGTGTTGCTTTCTACGACGGCACCGGCGGTCTTTTGACCGCTCTTGGCAATGGACAATCCAGCGTGGTTTATGAAATCTGCTTTAAACTTTTAGGACCTGTGGGTGCTGTCATCGCTATGATCGGTGTAATTGCCTGTCCCATATCGTCTGCAGATACCGCTTACAGAAGCGCCAGACTCACACTGGCCGACTGGTTCCAAATGGACCAGAAGCCGGTGAAAAACCGGCTGCTCCTCACGGTACCCCTTCTGGCAATCGGCTCCGTACTGACTCAGTTTGACGTACAGATCGTATGGAGGTATTTCTCCTGGAGCAACCAGACCCTTGCCATGATCGCACTGTGGTCTGCAAGCGTGTACTTATACCGCAGGAAACGTTTTTACTGGATCACAGCGCTTCCGGCAACCTTTATGTCAGCTGTTTCCTGCACTTACATCCTGATTGCAAAAGAAGGGTTCCAGCTTTCCACCGGCATTGCTTATCCGGTCGGAATTCTGTTTGCAGCAGCCTGCTTCGGAGCTTTCGTCTATACCTGTGTTCTTGGCAAAGGCAAAAATGCCAACGCCGCTGCAGAAGAAGAGCAGTCGGCCGCTTAG
- a CDS encoding LytR/AlgR family response regulator transcription factor, producing the protein MKIAVIDDERPARNELIHQILSVFPESQIQEADSGAAALELLEDHSFDVLFLDINLNDMEGTTLASAVKRMLPEAQIIFATAYSQYAVKAFELGVDNYILKPFDPERVRRVLEKCSRDLNRLQAECTQADNALLPFSSNKMPICVNRTIILLDISQIVYIETCLRSCIIHTVSKDYTENQLLGEYEKRLAPYGFCRIHKSFLVNLNYIAEMFPWASNSMAVKMQGFEQNILPVGREKVKHLRQLIGI; encoded by the coding sequence ATGAAAATTGCAGTGATTGATGACGAACGCCCCGCCCGAAATGAACTGATTCACCAGATTTTATCTGTTTTTCCGGAAAGCCAGATTCAAGAAGCCGACAGCGGCGCTGCCGCCTTAGAGCTTCTTGAAGATCATTCTTTTGATGTTTTGTTCCTGGACATCAATTTAAACGATATGGAAGGAACTACCCTGGCCTCGGCTGTAAAGCGAATGCTGCCGGAAGCCCAGATCATTTTTGCAACCGCTTATTCCCAATATGCGGTAAAGGCATTTGAACTGGGTGTGGATAACTATATCTTAAAGCCTTTTGACCCTGAAAGAGTGCGCCGGGTCCTTGAAAAATGCAGCAGGGATTTAAACAGGCTGCAGGCAGAATGCACCCAGGCAGACAATGCGCTTTTGCCCTTTTCCTCTAATAAGATGCCCATCTGTGTGAACCGGACCATCATCCTGCTGGACATCAGCCAGATCGTATATATAGAAACCTGCTTAAGAAGCTGCATCATACATACCGTCTCAAAGGATTATACGGAAAACCAGCTTCTGGGGGAATACGAAAAGCGTCTGGCTCCTTATGGCTTCTGCCGCATCCATAAAAGCTTTTTGGTGAATTTGAACTACATCGCAGAAATGTTTCCCTGGGCCAGCAACAGCATGGCCGTCAAGATGCAGGGGTTTGAACAAAACATCCTTCCTGTTGGGAGGGAAAAAGTCAAACATCTAAGGCAGCTCATCGGAATTTAA
- a CDS encoding ferrous iron transporter B, which translates to MGLSRDSMGIKSVDCGLEIKKRKEEDKVIALAGNPNVGKSTVFNQLTGLNQHTGNWPGKTVANAQGWCTDNSQGYVMVDIPGCYSLMAHSTEEEVARDFICFENPDAVVVVCDATCLERNLNLVLQIMEAAPKAVVCVNLMDEAKKKKIYIRLDILEQRLGVPVVGTAARSNKGLDQIYTGLKRCLEQKEEGEQTGPEERPVLIRYPQYIEEAIARLLPSVEHAAEGETEVRWLCARLLDANGNLMEAVRKYRKPVAESEEVAACLAEIREEWKDAGISQEKVSDDMAAVFIKKAESLCEGVVEYENQTYDRKDRKLDQLFTSKATGFPIMFLILLGTFWLTITGANYPSEMLSNVLFKVEAWMSGLADAAGVPAIISDLLIHGVYRVLAWVVSVMLPPMAIFFPLFTLLEDFGYLPRVAFNLDRCFKRCSACGKQALTM; encoded by the coding sequence ATGGGATTAAGCAGGGACTCAATGGGAATAAAATCTGTGGACTGCGGTCTGGAAATCAAAAAGCGGAAGGAAGAGGATAAGGTCATTGCGCTGGCCGGAAATCCTAATGTGGGCAAGAGTACGGTATTTAACCAGCTTACCGGGCTGAACCAGCATACCGGAAATTGGCCGGGGAAAACCGTAGCCAATGCCCAGGGCTGGTGTACGGACAACAGTCAGGGATACGTGATGGTGGATATTCCGGGCTGCTATTCCCTGATGGCCCATTCCACGGAAGAAGAGGTTGCCAGAGATTTTATCTGCTTTGAAAACCCGGATGCAGTAGTGGTGGTCTGTGACGCCACGTGTCTGGAAAGAAACTTAAATCTGGTGCTGCAGATCATGGAGGCAGCACCAAAGGCAGTGGTTTGTGTAAACCTTATGGATGAGGCCAAAAAGAAAAAGATTTATATACGCCTTGACATACTGGAACAGCGCCTTGGTGTCCCTGTTGTGGGAACGGCAGCCAGGAGCAACAAGGGACTGGATCAGATTTACACCGGCTTAAAGCGCTGCCTGGAACAAAAAGAAGAAGGGGAACAGACTGGGCCAGAGGAAAGACCTGTTCTCATCCGTTACCCCCAATATATTGAAGAGGCCATTGCCAGGCTTCTCCCGTCGGTGGAACATGCGGCTGAGGGAGAGACAGAGGTCCGGTGGCTGTGTGCCAGACTGCTGGACGCCAACGGAAATTTAATGGAGGCCGTAAGGAAATACAGAAAGCCTGTGGCTGAATCGGAAGAAGTGGCTGCCTGCCTGGCCGAAATCCGGGAGGAATGGAAGGACGCCGGGATCTCCCAGGAAAAGGTAAGCGATGACATGGCTGCTGTTTTCATAAAAAAGGCGGAATCTTTATGCGAAGGTGTGGTGGAATATGAAAACCAGACCTATGACAGGAAGGACCGGAAGCTGGATCAGCTTTTTACCAGTAAGGCCACGGGTTTTCCCATCATGTTCCTGATTTTGCTTGGAACCTTCTGGCTCACCATAACGGGAGCCAATTATCCTTCGGAAATGCTGAGCAACGTGCTGTTTAAAGTGGAGGCGTGGATGAGCGGCCTGGCCGATGCTGCCGGGGTGCCGGCCATTATATCAGATCTGCTGATCCATGGTGTTTACCGGGTCCTGGCCTGGGTGGTATCAGTTATGCTTCCTCCTATGGCGATCTTTTTCCCTCTGTTCACGCTTTTAGAGGATTTTGGATACCTTCCCAGAGTGGCATTTAACTTGGACCGCTGCTTTAAGCGGTGTTCAGCCTGCGGAAAGCAGGCGCTTACCATGTGA
- a CDS encoding FadR/GntR family transcriptional regulator, with protein sequence MASTHKSLADTTAERIIKYIIDNKLKEGAQLPNETTLSSLMGVGRSTLREAVRALVSRNILTVQQGSGIYVCHNTGVSDDPLGFIFIENKEKLVADLLEFRMMIEPRVAALAASKATPSQAGELLFLANRVEECYHEGISHTETDAAFHAKIAEISENVIVPQLEPLIMHAIDMFIDITHSALKEETIRTHRAIANAIQKNDSIAAQDAMTLHLIYNRDRLRKVLEKDPA encoded by the coding sequence ATGGCCTCAACTCATAAATCCCTTGCCGATACAACGGCTGAAAGAATCATCAAATACATCATTGACAACAAATTAAAAGAAGGTGCCCAGCTTCCTAACGAAACCACCCTTTCCTCTCTTATGGGTGTGGGACGAAGTACCCTTCGGGAAGCCGTACGGGCTCTTGTTTCACGCAATATTCTTACAGTTCAGCAGGGCTCTGGAATTTACGTCTGCCACAATACAGGCGTATCTGATGATCCTCTGGGCTTCATTTTTATTGAAAATAAGGAAAAGCTGGTAGCCGACCTTTTGGAATTCCGCATGATGATCGAGCCCCGGGTGGCTGCCCTGGCCGCCTCAAAAGCCACTCCGTCACAGGCCGGGGAACTGCTTTTCCTGGCAAACCGGGTGGAGGAATGCTACCATGAAGGGATATCCCACACAGAGACCGATGCCGCCTTCCATGCCAAGATCGCGGAGATCAGCGAAAATGTCATCGTCCCCCAGCTTGAACCCCTTATCATGCATGCCATTGACATGTTTATCGACATCACCCATTCTGCATTAAAAGAGGAAACCATAAGGACACATAGGGCCATTGCAAATGCCATACAAAAAAACGATTCCATTGCCGCCCAGGATGCCATGACCCTTCATCTCATTTACAACCGGGACCGTCTGCGCAAGGTTCTTGAAAAAGATCCTGCCTAA
- a CDS encoding heparinase II/III domain-containing protein, which translates to MIQFTEQEIRHLRDKFQKQRSAVNRIKEDVKEIMAEPVLVPKTGIANWSLYYYCPDCSVRLTFDRNDPHHHGCPSCGRVYSGEPYDSTWWGIINSRNYTAAFQMGLIHLITEETAYARKAVDIMMEYSGYYKDYQVHGNIPYNGPGKSGAQTLDEANFLRSFAMSYDLLSDFMTKEEKAFIGKEMLIPGAEFLMEHRHNQLHNHEVIINSAIAVIGLIFGIDRYVRFAVYEPYGILYQLEKGMLADHMWFEGAFGYHFYALTSFFAYEKFALHTPHSHISHPNYKAMMELLVSYVEPGFRIPMLNDTNYGHTSSSLYLYEFAYRELGGEKLLFVLNRLYEEEKRDSLEAFIYGARELPGCTVEPGNYHVEEGRSGSTVLRGEDGRYLLFKHDRYGGEHDHYDRLDISYLACGKRISPDLGTTGYGAVMHYDYYKNTGSHNTVNIGEENQAPVNARLTRYEETDGIVYVEAEADWTVPYEMPDSFTIVQWKEEHYRPVKMVRKIVWAENYFGEVFRVEGADRNLPVDWVMHFSGTRIKQPEGVRIETFSDRKPYSYFHHMKKTVPAEEQLSVVHEYDDEGIHTRVFSWGQGKELYAGMGPDNPSVSDINYQIERAYGPEVVFAHVITSSNGPCPVRNVTFAPDGDPMTIVVEGERDGSKWSRCHKM; encoded by the coding sequence ATGATTCAATTTACGGAACAGGAGATCCGGCATTTAAGGGATAAATTCCAAAAGCAGCGGTCAGCTGTTAATCGTATCAAGGAAGATGTGAAAGAAATAATGGCGGAGCCGGTTCTGGTTCCCAAAACAGGGATTGCCAACTGGTCCCTTTATTATTACTGCCCGGATTGTTCTGTGAGGCTGACCTTTGACCGGAACGATCCGCATCATCATGGCTGTCCCTCCTGCGGGCGGGTGTATTCCGGTGAACCATATGACAGTACCTGGTGGGGGATCATTAACAGCAGGAATTATACGGCGGCATTTCAGATGGGGCTGATCCATCTGATCACAGAGGAAACTGCTTATGCAAGAAAGGCCGTGGATATCATGATGGAATATTCCGGTTATTATAAGGATTACCAGGTACACGGAAATATTCCTTACAACGGGCCTGGAAAGTCCGGCGCCCAGACCCTTGATGAAGCCAATTTCCTCAGAAGCTTTGCCATGAGCTATGATCTGCTGTCTGATTTCATGACAAAAGAGGAGAAAGCGTTTATTGGAAAGGAAATGCTCATCCCTGGGGCGGAATTTCTCATGGAACACCGGCATAACCAGCTGCACAATCATGAGGTGATCATCAATTCCGCCATTGCGGTCATTGGCCTGATCTTTGGAATTGACCGGTATGTCCGGTTTGCGGTCTATGAACCTTATGGGATCCTGTATCAGCTGGAAAAGGGAATGCTTGCCGATCACATGTGGTTTGAAGGAGCGTTCGGATATCATTTTTACGCCCTTACCAGCTTTTTTGCCTATGAAAAATTTGCCCTTCATACGCCTCACAGTCACATCAGTCATCCCAATTACAAGGCAATGATGGAGCTTCTGGTGTCCTATGTGGAACCGGGATTCCGTATTCCTATGCTCAATGATACCAATTACGGACATACGTCCTCAAGTCTGTATTTATATGAATTTGCCTACCGGGAGCTGGGAGGAGAGAAGCTTCTTTTTGTATTGAACCGGCTTTATGAAGAAGAAAAGAGAGATAGTCTGGAAGCATTTATCTATGGGGCCCGCGAGCTGCCCGGGTGCACTGTTGAGCCAGGGAATTATCATGTGGAAGAAGGCCGGTCAGGGAGCACGGTTTTAAGGGGGGAGGACGGCAGATATCTGCTGTTTAAGCATGACCGCTACGGCGGGGAGCACGACCACTACGACCGGCTGGATATCAGCTACTTAGCCTGTGGAAAAAGAATTTCCCCTGATCTTGGAACCACCGGATACGGTGCGGTCATGCATTATGATTATTATAAAAATACAGGTTCCCATAATACGGTAAACATCGGTGAAGAGAATCAGGCTCCTGTGAATGCAAGGCTTACCCGTTATGAAGAAACGGATGGGATCGTATATGTGGAGGCGGAAGCGGACTGGACCGTTCCGTATGAAATGCCTGACAGCTTTACCATTGTGCAGTGGAAGGAAGAACATTACCGCCCTGTAAAAATGGTAAGAAAGATTGTATGGGCGGAGAATTATTTCGGGGAAGTATTCCGGGTTGAGGGAGCAGATAGAAATCTCCCGGTGGACTGGGTCATGCATTTTTCAGGAACACGGATCAAACAGCCTGAAGGAGTCCGGATAGAAACCTTTTCAGACAGGAAGCCATACAGTTACTTCCATCACATGAAAAAGACTGTTCCGGCAGAAGAACAACTCAGCGTTGTCCACGAGTACGACGATGAGGGCATCCATACCCGGGTATTTTCCTGGGGGCAGGGGAAGGAACTGTATGCCGGAATGGGTCCGGATAATCCTTCTGTATCTGATATCAACTACCAGATCGAACGTGCCTATGGCCCTGAGGTTGTATTTGCTCATGTGATCACCAGCAGCAATGGGCCTTGTCCGGTCAGGAATGTGACATTTGCTCCAGATGGGGATCCCATGACCATTGTGGTGGAAGGAGAAAGAGACGGAAGCAAGTGGAGCCGGTGCCATAAAATGTAA